The bacterium sequence GGCCTTCAGCAGGGCGCTGTTGTCTTCGGCGGTCAGCAGGGCCTGCTGGGCCTCCTTCATTTGGGCGGCCTGGGCCCGGGATTTGTCCAGAATGTCACTGGCGCCCTGCCGGGCGGAATCCAGGATCCTCTGCTGTTCGGCCTGGGCCTCGGTCTCTATCAGTTTTAAAAGTTCGGATTCCATAAAGCTTATATATTAAAATTATTAATGAGATCAATAAATAATTACCATTTTTTATTAGGAAGCCATGAATACTAAACTGTGGGAACCAGGATTGATTCCTGCTTTCCTGGCTTCCTTATAAAATAAATTCGTTTTTCTTAGAGTGCCATGTTTCAAATTAAGTGACCTGGTTAATAATTGCATTGTTTGCGAAGTTAAGGGCCGGTTGTCTGGTTTTAAAAAGGTGCTGTTTGACAGGCGCTGCTTAGGGCGGCGCCTGTCAAACAAATATCAGAACTTATTACTTCATCCCCACTATCATGATGGCGATCACGAATCCCAGGATGATGATGGTCTCGGGCAGGGCCTCCAGCACGATCATCACGCCGCCGATCTCGGGCTTCTCAGCCATGGCTCCGGCCGCGGCCGAACCGATCCGGCTCTGGGCCCAGGCGGTGGCAAAGGCCGAGATGCCTATGGCCAGTGCAGCTCCCAGGGCCTTCCAGATCACCACGCTGTTGTTGTTGGCCGGGGCGGCCGGCTGGGCATCGGTGGCCGGGGCCGGGGCGGCGCTGTGGTCCTGCGCCAGGGCAATTGAAGCCAGGGGCACCAGGATCAGGGTTAACAGTAGCATGACCAAAAGTTTCCGCATTTACTTACCTCCTGTTGTTTTTAATGGTTTGTATTGTTTGCCTGGATAATCGTGGTATTTGAATTTGGTCAGGAACTCCACCACCTGAAGACGGAAGGGCTGCATGATGGGGCTGATCAGTCCCAAAGCGAAGAACAGCGGGTGCACCACCAGGGCCGCCACCAGAAAACCGGTCACGCCGCCGATGGTCCGGCCGATCAGGTTGGCGGCATAGGCCAGATAGGCCGCCGAGAGCCCGATGGCAAAAAGACGGGCGTAGGACAGGATGTTTCCCACCGCCCCGAATATCTCGATGGGTCCGGCCACCCCGGCCAGGATGCCCAAAGTCACCGCGCTGGCTCCGGTCAGGATTATTGACGGCCACATGAAGGCTGCCGGAAGCATTTTTATCATCATGGTGAAGAATACTCCGAAAACGCCGATGACTCCCAGGGCAAAGGCCAGCGGCTCCAGGATGTGGTGCAGGTTGCGGTGCTTGA is a genomic window containing:
- a CDS encoding ATPase, with the translated sequence MVIWKALGAALAIGISAFATAWAQSRIGSAAAGAMAEKPEIGGVMIVLEALPETIIILGFVIAIMIVGMK